The following are encoded in a window of Paraburkholderia hospita genomic DNA:
- a CDS encoding CDP-diacylglycerol diphosphatase produces the protein MTRPRIRHLAALAVALCTSSCALIAAADPNALWNIVDHQCLPVARASGGAGFCTAVNLPGHYAILKDINGNTQYLLIPTDRVTGIESPSVLAADAPDYWADAWAARQYVGSRIGLTFPPDQLGLEINSQFRRTQNQLHIHMDCMQDDIIKDLARFRTVEPGQWHWTKLDGSAYRVMRVLSLTGDNDPFRIVARDRQGSDAMAQQTILVTGAGPKDSDGWLVVNSGLELDDGSGTAEGMLDHACRIGMHQ, from the coding sequence ATGACCCGACCACGCATCAGGCACCTCGCGGCGCTTGCCGTCGCGCTGTGCACCTCCAGCTGCGCGCTCATCGCCGCCGCCGATCCCAACGCGCTCTGGAACATCGTCGACCATCAGTGCTTGCCCGTCGCGCGCGCGTCGGGCGGGGCGGGCTTCTGCACAGCCGTCAATCTGCCCGGACACTACGCGATCCTCAAGGACATCAACGGCAACACGCAATATTTGCTGATTCCGACGGACCGCGTGACGGGCATCGAAAGCCCGAGCGTGCTCGCCGCCGATGCGCCCGACTACTGGGCCGACGCGTGGGCCGCGCGGCAGTATGTCGGCTCGCGCATCGGCCTGACGTTCCCGCCCGATCAACTCGGCCTCGAAATCAACTCACAGTTCCGCCGCACGCAAAATCAGCTGCATATCCATATGGACTGCATGCAGGACGACATCATCAAGGACCTCGCGCGCTTTCGCACCGTCGAGCCGGGCCAGTGGCACTGGACGAAGCTCGACGGCAGCGCGTACCGCGTGATGCGCGTGCTGTCGCTGACGGGCGACAACGACCCGTTCCGCATCGTCGCGCGCGACCGGCAAGGCAGCGACGCGATGGCGCAGCAGACCATCCTCGTGACGGGCGCAGGACCGAAAGACAGCGACGGCTGGCTGGTCGTCAACAGCGGCCTGGAACTCGACGACGGCAGCGGCACGGCGGAAGGCATGCTCGATCACGCGTGCAGAATCGGCATGCAT
- the iaaH gene encoding indoleacetamide hydrolase codes for MQWTVDEQLALTATQAVAAIQSGRLDALDYVATLLARAAALDTLNAFTAIDMEGALAAAKRIDALPPEEKARLPLAGLPVVIKDNINTAGLLTSAGTPALDGFKPKTDAPSVRRLIDAGAIVLGKTNMHELAFGITSANLAPHAGVVRNPYDPSLIAGGSSGGTAVAIAARVSPAGLGSDTGGSTRIPAALTGIAGFRPSVGNGGAERRYHDPHAVVPISHTRDTVGPMARTVADVALLDGVITGDTALPDVPLSALRIGLPEPLWAELERATEDVARAALKTLEAAGVTFVPVAMPDLLQLNEQTGGPIAIHETLDDVRDYLVANDAPVQTVGELAARIASPDVRNIYDVVLAGALTQHYPDAMNKWRPQLQRHYADTFAAERLDALLFPTTRLVAVPIDEVNGSSVVSIDGAPAIDEMTAYLRNTDPASNAGIPGLSLPAGLTQDGLPVGIELDGPLGSDRRLLAIGIAFEALLGTVPAPTI; via the coding sequence ATGCAATGGACCGTCGATGAGCAACTCGCGCTGACCGCAACGCAGGCCGTCGCGGCCATCCAGTCGGGGCGGCTCGACGCACTCGACTATGTCGCGACCCTGCTCGCGCGCGCCGCCGCGCTCGACACGCTCAACGCGTTCACCGCGATCGACATGGAAGGCGCGCTTGCCGCCGCGAAACGCATCGACGCGCTCCCGCCCGAGGAAAAAGCCCGTCTGCCGCTCGCGGGGCTGCCCGTCGTCATCAAGGACAACATCAACACAGCGGGTCTGCTGACCTCGGCGGGCACGCCCGCGCTCGACGGCTTCAAGCCGAAGACGGACGCGCCCTCCGTGCGCAGGCTGATCGACGCGGGCGCAATCGTGCTCGGCAAAACCAACATGCACGAACTCGCGTTCGGCATCACGAGTGCGAATCTGGCCCCGCATGCGGGCGTCGTGCGCAATCCTTACGACCCGTCGCTGATCGCGGGCGGCTCGTCGGGCGGCACGGCCGTCGCCATTGCCGCGCGCGTTTCGCCCGCCGGCCTCGGCAGCGACACGGGCGGCTCGACGCGCATTCCCGCCGCGCTCACGGGGATTGCGGGCTTCCGCCCGTCGGTGGGCAACGGCGGCGCAGAGCGCCGCTATCACGACCCGCATGCCGTCGTGCCGATCAGCCACACGCGCGATACCGTCGGGCCGATGGCGCGCACCGTCGCGGACGTCGCGCTGCTCGACGGTGTGATTACGGGCGACACCGCGCTGCCCGACGTGCCACTGTCGGCGCTGCGCATCGGTTTGCCCGAGCCGCTGTGGGCCGAGCTTGAACGCGCGACGGAAGATGTGGCGCGCGCCGCGCTGAAGACACTCGAAGCGGCGGGCGTCACGTTCGTGCCCGTCGCGATGCCCGACCTGCTGCAGCTGAACGAGCAGACGGGCGGCCCGATCGCGATCCACGAGACGCTCGACGACGTGCGCGACTACCTCGTCGCGAACGATGCGCCCGTCCAGACGGTCGGCGAGCTGGCAGCGCGCATCGCCAGCCCGGACGTGCGCAATATCTACGACGTCGTGCTGGCAGGCGCGCTGACCCAGCACTATCCGGACGCGATGAATAAATGGCGTCCGCAATTGCAGCGGCACTACGCGGACACGTTCGCGGCCGAACGCCTCGACGCACTGCTCTTTCCGACCACGCGCCTCGTCGCCGTGCCGATCGACGAAGTGAACGGCTCGTCCGTCGTGTCGATCGACGGCGCGCCTGCCATCGACGAAATGACCGCCTATCTGCGCAACACCGATCCCGCCAGCAACGCTGGCATTCCGGGCCTCTCGCTGCCCGCGGGCCTGACGCAGGACGGCTTGCCCGTGGGCATCGAACTGGATGGACCGCTTGGCAGCGACCGCCGGCTGCTCGCCATCGGCATCGCGTTCGAAGCGCTGCTCGGCACCGTCCCCGCTCCGACTATCTGA